gatgtttttatcatccttgtgggaggcttctctcatgtccccgcatggagctggagctgatagagggagctcatccacgccctgcccgggtgggattcgaacctggtagctttcagatcagcaacccaaccttcaagtcacaaggctttaatccactacgccactgggggctccaccccATGGTTATTGCTGGCCTTCAAAGGAACATTTTAATCTTGAACTCCTTATACTgaattacagtagactctcggggtccttccagacagggcccaaaatgcagacttttacctgaggcgtccaaacaacgcctcaggtaaaagaggaataatttgagacaaagcaggtaaaccctgctttgtcccaaattatttaGCTACCCCTGGAGCAGCCTCATGGCAACTTGgcaagtttttttattttatgttaagaCTTTGGAGGAGGGGTTGGGTGGCCCAACGCCATCCCAAAAGTTTTTGGGATGACATGGGAATACACATCCGGGAAAGCCCACATGTTTGGGGGAAGTGTCGGGACTTAAACCCACTCCGAAGCGGGTTTAAGCCTAGTCTGGAAACACCCTCAGTTAACCAACACCCATGGGGATtgatagatgccagataaatgtagttcctGGTTGCTTGAGAGCTACTATTAAAACAGGCCTAATATTAtggaaggagcccccggtggcacagcagattaaactgctgagctgctgaacttgctgaccgaaaggttggcaggtttgaatccagggagtgggggtgagctcctgctgtcagccccagcgcctgccaagctagcagttcgaaaacatgcaaatgtgagtagatcaataggtactgcttctgtgggaaggtaatggcactccatatagtcatgccggccacatgaccttggaggtgtctacgaacgtCGGCTTtacggcttagaaaaggagatgagcaccaaccctcagagtcggacatgactagacttaatgtcaggggaaaacctttatctttaccttacacTTTGGACCAGGCCtgcgcaaacttgggccctccaggtgttttggactggctgttaggaattgtgggagctgaagtccaaacccaGTGCGCTGTACACAATGAGCAATCAATCTCGCTTAAGACTGAGAACATCAACACCAACGATGTGTGCGCATGCGCACCAAGGCTTCTGAAGCGGCTCAGTTGGGTGGGCGGGGTTATCTGCCTGCTCATAGGCGCTTTGACTTTCGGCAGCCGCTTTTCTCCGCACAGGACACAACCTGGGGACAGAACGCCCCTCTTGTTTCCGCGCGTGCGCACCTTAGCCTCCGGCCAGTCAACTTCCGTGGTTGCCGTGGCAACTGGCCTGCGCTGCTCGAGGGAAGCGGAAAGGAGGACAGGTTTCCCGCCAAAGACTTAGGAAAGGCTCCTGATAATGGCGGACGTGCTGGGCGGGCCCAAGGTTCGCGTGGCCGCGAGTCAGTTGGCCCAATTCATCGGGAAGCCCGTTTGTTTCGTGGGGCATCTGGACAAGGTAAAGAAAAGAAACCTCAAATACTTGTGGCCCCAATACTttcggataaggaatactcagcctCTATTACTGATGTAGCTCAAAGCTGCTTAGgtcaaacttggtccctccaggtgttttggacttcaattcccacaattcctaacatcttcaggccccttcctttcccccctcagccgcttaagctgaaatcctttttgaagtccaaaacacctggatggaccaagtttgcccatacccgcCTTAGGTGCGTGATGATGAACACATAATCTTTTTCTAGATTAGATGAAAAATATCTCTGTATTTATGTTATTTATGTGTTGTGTCcagggttattttttaaaaacctattcagaggtaataataatacagtaaagtctcacttatttattaattattattattatttattagcggcatttataacattggataagtgaaaatgtgcaataataaggagggattaaggaaaagcccattaaacgtcaaattatgttatgcttttacaaattaagcaccaaaacatcatgttttacaacaagtctgccacttgtttgagaGCATGgcagcacttgtgttgttgttgggcgcgTTGGCTTGCTGTGCGTTGCTACTAAACAATATCCCAGAATACTTTCAAGGTATCTAAACAAACACAATCCCCAATACAACTCTCAACACAGTAGtaccaaacaaaatgaaaaagggGCAACTGCTCTCAAACAGAAAATATCTCAGTCTGATATTAGTCTCAATGTATGTAGGCTTCAGGGGTACACGTTCAATGAGAatttcttccaaacaaagtaaacagatggttgtgcgttgctgcctagagaaacagctgtggatccgggctggaggcagattgcgttggataatccagaatgttggataagcgagactctgctgtaataataacactttatttatacttcgccctgtctccccaaggggacacagggcggatcacagtacacataaatggcaaacattcaatgccgtttggagacaGGTCAGGACAGAACAAGACAGACAGGaggaggtatgtagtcttgaagtcaagttttttggtgccttggaggttgaggttgcgctcagattcagtcacagagggtgctgttgctccattctctatgacaaagagccatcggGACTacttccttccaccttcctctcagTCACCGCTTTTCTGGCcttgttatttatggtgtcgtaaaatacctgcCCCGCAATTTGTGGTagctaatttctctacttacagtttataagctgttttcgaactgcttgggtAAATAgggagctgggcttgacagttgAGTGCTCACTCCGACCGGGCTTTGAACTTGGCCATCTTTTGGTTGGCAGAtgttattactgctggtgatttaccagctgtgctatagCCCAGCCCAGGTAAGATTATTctgaaaatgaaatgttttaaaatctttGCAGATCCATCCAACTGGGAAATACTTCTTCCTGACTGATGGAGAAGACAAAAAAGCAACCATTGAGATGAGCACACCTGTAAGTCTGAGTTTCCTTTGGGAGGCCTTATGTTCCTTTCTCTTAAGCATTTTTGTAGGGTGTTAAGTATCTGGATATTAATTTTGGAAGTGGAATGTAATGGttctttgtcgaaggctttcatggccggaatcacagggttgctgtgagttttccgggcagtatggtcatgttccagaagcattctcacttgacgtttcgctcacatctatagctggcatcctcagaagttgtgaggtacattggaaactaggcaagggaggcttacatatatgtggaatgtccagggtgggagaaagaactcctgtctgctggaggcaagtgtgaattttgcaattcatcaccttgattagtattgaaaaacCTTGGAGTTTCAAGgcctagctgattcctgcctgggggaatcctttgttgggaggttttagctggctctgattgaaatcatttaaatagaaaggaggaaaccatgaaaatgaacaaaatctggttaccagtaattaaaaaaaatcctaaaataagaacagtaaataaagaagaacactccagacagtaaacattcagggccagctaacacctcccaacaaaggattcccacaagcaggaatcagccaggccttggaccttccacagatatataaaccttgccATATTTCCAATATACCGcacagcctctgagaatgcctgccatagatatggtagaaatgtcaggagagaatgcttctggaacatggccatacagcccagaaaactcacagcaagatggatgcatctagaccaggcatgggcaaattagccggcagttaggaattgtgggagttgaagtccaaaccaaccagagggccaaagttagcCAATGCCAGATctgtactatagaattaatgcagcttgacaacaTCATTGTGTTAAATTAGAAATGTTAAATCTGGTCTGTGCTAATCTTCAAAATAAGTGCAACACTTTATGAAGAATTAAATAGGCCTAAATAATCAAGCaaattttcaaatgttttgtaGTCTGGTCttaagcttttaaaaaattacaatgaacACTTTCACTGGGTCTTTCTGCAAGTAAGACATCACTTGTGTTGTTTTACAATGACTGTTGAGTttgtgcaaaaagaaaagaaaaaaggacaacATTACTGAGAAAGTAGATTACTGAGGATGTTGAAGGTGCTTCTAAAGTTCCAAATAATAACTGCTTGATTTGCACTGGCAGCTAGAAGAAGAGATTTCTGGAGTCATTGAAGTAGTAGGAAGAGTTACAAAACAAGTAAACGTTCTGTGTGAGACGTACACTCAATTCAGAGAAGATAAAAATTCATTTGGTAAGTGAattactttgtttctgttttgcaaAATATATCTTTAGTGATGCCTGAACTTTTTAATAAGGCGTGTTCAtgccctccaagttcatttacccggcccccaaCCTATACTTTAggtttagggttgccctaagtttgaaatgacttgaaggcacacaacaacagtcctaattaacttcaccatctcatcagccaaacacttcccattgaaatactagtaagtGGATATTAGTTAAattattgtgttgttctttcattttcttttgaactacaaataagatatgtacagtgtgcataggaatttgttcattttttgcaAACTGTAGTGAGGGACTGGCatcctgcttaaaaagtttgaggacctctacTCTAAGGTATTTAGGCtaaccatattttatttttatcaaaCCACAAGGCCTCACAaaataaacagttcaaaagaCATTCTTCTTACGGAAATATGTTTTGACTTTGCTGTAAAGAGATATTCATCTACACacattatttataattataaatCCATAGACTTACTttgaatcttttttaaaaaatgataggaATGTAGTTAGCATTGTGGTGTATTTCTATTTGCACtagtgaacttctttttctgctcTGTTTCAGATCTTGCATTATATAATGAAGCTCTGAAAATTATCCATGACTTTTCAGAATACTATCCCTATGGTACTAAGTGATGCCTTTCATGCTAACAAAGCGAACAATTGTATATTTAATGAAGAACTGCCCAAGAATGAAAAACCTATCCAAGAATCTCATTTGAAAACAAGGATTAAAATGCATTTGGGATAATCTGATGTGCCTAGGATATCATTGGGTTTTGTGAATCTAAATTATGTCGCATTGGTGATATAGAAAAATACCCATCTCTTATAAAGTCAAAAACTTCTCAGTGGGTGAGCATTTAATGTCAAATTACAACTTGGCGAGATGTCTCTGTAAATACATGACAAGATACAACGCTCCTATTCAGtttgctttgttttcattttgaaatgatGCATAGAAAATATCAAGAAGTTATGAAGAACAATTTTGTTCAATAGGCAGCACTCCTGTAGAAACCTGGCTATCTTATAGTTTGGAAATATCACCTAAATATGTCAGATTAAGAAGAATGTACAATTTAAATGGTAGGCACCAAAGTTTTGAAATCAGTAGTAGAAGTGTCTGGGGAAGTGAATTAAAAGCATAATAGAAACAATTCAAAATACTAAGTTTCCCAAAGCTAGTCCTGTTTTTTGAAAGGAAACAGGATTGAATTTACTGCTTTTATAATGTAGCCTTCATTTGgaatttttcaatttatttttttcctttagaGTGGAAATACATTGACTATGATAAGTGTTTATCAAATCTTTAATGAAGATTTCTGATCAAATTTCCTGAATTATTTTTCCATTTGTTGACTGTCCAGTACATGCTACTGTGCATCGCATAATCGTATTAAAAACAGTattctaaaacaaaaaaaaatagtggCATGGGACCAGTAGATTGCCAAAACATTCTTATtacatatttgttaaaattgttaaATATTTGAGAATTCATAGTAAGAACTACTGCTTAAAACTAGGAATAGGTAGGGAAATAAAATCTAAGAGGCATCACTTTGAAAACCTTGCTGCACTATTCCAAATAATGGACAGGTGACTTCAGTGACTTAATGCTGAAAGGTTGACAAATTGGAATGCTAAGTAAGTAGTAGAGTATACATAGAAGCATGAGATACAAAAGTGCATCTGAAATATAAGCAACAGATAAGGGATCTGTTGCCCAGGAATTTGAATGGGTGGAATGTCTAACTGAAAGTTTGGAAGTGCCAACAGTTCAGAGATTTAAAACAAGTTTTTACAACAAAGAATCATGGAGTTTATACTTATCTCTGAGAATGTAGAAGATAGGCAGAATTTGACTGGAATTTAGTAACTTTCACATTACAAATAAAgactacattattattttacgaACAGAAATGCTAAGTTTGTTTTCTACCTTGTATTCCTAATTGTTATCTTATAGACAGTGCTTTGAAGAATGAACTGTCAAGCGCTAAACTGATAGTGAATTTATGTTTGCATCAGATGGCAATtctgatttaaaaataaagacaccaTTGGCTAAAGAAACAATCTCAAGTTTTGTCGTAAATATCCACTGAAAGTGGGAAAGGTCTATGGGTGTTAACTTACTACCAAATTAAGCTAATGCTATTTCTCTTGAAGTGAGAGCATTGATTTACATCTGAGAGAAATTGAGATAGGTGCATAAGATAAGGAACTTTGGGTCCTTGAAAATGACTTAACCCTATTACTGCTACTCTTTCCAAACCACAGACTGCCtattacaatgtagtctgagccctgccatgtgcactatggaggaccttcttacagcaccagaggcacttcaagtggccagatacttgtcaaaggacatttagtataattagtataatgttgttgttgtgttttttaaactttgtgttttcaaatacattacaacttgtaccctcagttcagttcagacacaataaataaataagctcagAAGGTTCTAATGACTTAAAACATTAGGTATCGGATAATAAGAATCATTCAATATAGCCCCCTCATGTGTTGCTTGAGAAATGCAGATTGACAATTTTAGTCAAAAcagccaatacagtagagtctcgcttatccaacaaaaacgggcgggcagaatgtgggataaacaaaaatgacGGATAATGAGGGATATTCAATACATGCACCTCTTTTTCTAGGGGCTAAAAAAAGGGCCTCCTTCCCAATCCCACTTcatccttcctcttctccccatTTCCCTTCCCTCCTGGCCTGCCTGACTGACTCAGCCCTAGTGGGAGCTTCATACCATCCCCAAAGGgcgccttcccttctttcctcctctgCCTTCCTTCTTGGCCTCTCCAGCCTGGGTTTTCCTCGCAACGCGGATAGGGAGCCCCACCAAGAAGAGAAGCTGGTCCCTTGCTCCATCCTTGGGTTGCAGCAATGGCTGCGGAGATGGACaccaaagcacccccccccccccggccaggaGCTCCTTCCCTTGGATCCTTGGGAAGCCCTCAGCCAAAATCTTGGTGACCTCATCCCCTTCTGGATCCCTCCTGTTTCTTTCTTCCATCTGGAAGCCATGCACCATCCTTTTA
This sequence is a window from Anolis carolinensis isolate JA03-04 chromosome 6, rAnoCar3.1.pri, whole genome shotgun sequence. Protein-coding genes within it:
- the rpa3 gene encoding replication protein A 14 kDa subunit; translation: MADVLGGPKVRVAASQLAQFIGKPVCFVGHLDKIHPTGKYFFLTDGEDKKATIEMSTPLEEEISGVIEVVGRVTKQVNVLCETYTQFREDKNSFDLALYNEALKIIHDFSEYYPYGTK